The proteins below are encoded in one region of Buttiauxella gaviniae:
- the znuA gene encoding zinc ABC transporter substrate-binding protein ZnuA, translating into MLHKNSFLCAALTTAFLGTAALPAQAAVVASIKPLGFIAAAIADGVTPTEVLLPDGASEHDYALRPSDVKRLQSADLVVWVGPEMEAFMQKSVNQLAEQKQVQLAALPGVKPLLMKGDDDDDHGHEGHEHHGENSDEDHHHGEYNMHIWLSPEVARLSAVAIHDKLVELMPQNRAKLDANLQTFELGLANIDKQVGSVLAPFKGKGYFVFHDAYGYFEKHYGLTPLGHFTVNPEIQPGAQRLHEIRTQLVEQKAVCVFAEPQFRPAVINAVARGTNVRSGTLDPLGIEVKLGKDSYMQFLSGLANQYASCLKGD; encoded by the coding sequence ATGTTACATAAAAACTCATTTCTTTGCGCAGCTTTAACAACTGCTTTTCTGGGTACCGCAGCACTCCCGGCTCAAGCCGCCGTGGTTGCCTCTATTAAGCCGTTAGGTTTTATCGCCGCAGCAATTGCAGACGGTGTTACGCCCACGGAAGTTTTGTTGCCTGATGGTGCTTCTGAGCATGATTATGCACTTCGTCCATCCGATGTAAAACGCTTACAAAGCGCGGACTTAGTCGTATGGGTTGGCCCGGAAATGGAGGCCTTCATGCAGAAGTCGGTTAATCAATTAGCTGAGCAAAAACAAGTGCAACTGGCAGCTTTACCCGGCGTAAAACCGTTGCTTATGAAAGGTGACGATGATGATGACCACGGGCATGAAGGTCACGAACATCATGGTGAAAACAGTGACGAAGATCATCATCATGGTGAATACAACATGCATATTTGGCTCTCACCTGAGGTGGCGCGCCTGTCAGCGGTTGCAATCCACGATAAATTAGTGGAACTTATGCCCCAAAATAGAGCCAAACTAGACGCCAACTTGCAGACCTTCGAGTTAGGATTAGCCAACATCGACAAGCAAGTTGGTAGCGTGCTCGCGCCATTTAAAGGAAAAGGGTATTTCGTTTTTCACGACGCCTATGGCTACTTTGAAAAACACTACGGTCTTACGCCGCTTGGTCATTTTACCGTTAACCCAGAAATCCAACCCGGTGCGCAGCGTTTACATGAAATAAGAACACAGTTGGTTGAGCAAAAAGCCGTGTGCGTATTTGCTGAACCACAATTCAGGCCAGCAGTCATCAATGCTGTTGCCAGAGGTACTAACGTCCGTTCCGGAACGTTGGACCCGCTGGGAATTGAGGTCAAGCTCGGCAAAGACAGCTATATGCAGTTTTTGAGCGGGCTTGCGAACCAGTATGCGAGCTGCCTGAAAGGAGATTAG
- the mepM gene encoding murein DD-endopeptidase MepM — MQQIARSVALAFDNLSRPHRVMLGSLTVLTLAVAVWRPYVYHPEASPVIKTIELEKNEVRSLLPEASEPLDQSPDAEDDTIPQDELDDKTAGETGVHEYVVSTGDTLSSILNQYGIDMGDISQLAAVDKDLRNLKIGQQVSWTLNDNGELQRLTWEMSRRETRTYDRSGSTFKLSSEMQQGEWVNNVLKGTVGNSFVSSAKDAGLTSAEISAVIKAMQWQMDFRKLKKGDEFSVLMSREMLEGKREQSQLVGVRLRSSGKDYYAIRAEDGKFYDRSGSGLAKGFMRFPTAKQFRISSNFNPRRLNPVTGRVAPHKGVDFAMPQGTPVLAVGDGEVVMAKRSGAAGYFVAIRHGRTYTTRYMHLKKLLVTPGQKVKRGDRIALSGNTGRSTGPHLHYEVWINQQAVNPLTAKLPRTEGLTGSDRNDYLAQVREVMPQLRFN; from the coding sequence GTGCAACAGATAGCCCGCTCTGTCGCCCTGGCATTCGACAATTTGTCCCGGCCCCATCGCGTTATGTTGGGGTCTCTTACAGTTCTTACACTTGCGGTCGCTGTCTGGCGGCCGTACGTCTATCATCCAGAAGCCAGCCCCGTTATTAAAACCATTGAGCTTGAGAAAAACGAGGTTCGCTCGTTACTTCCCGAGGCCAGTGAGCCGTTAGATCAATCCCCAGACGCCGAAGACGACACTATCCCCCAAGATGAACTGGACGATAAAACCGCCGGTGAAACGGGTGTTCACGAATATGTCGTCTCCACAGGGGATACGCTCAGCAGCATTCTGAATCAGTACGGCATTGATATGGGCGATATTAGCCAGCTTGCCGCCGTGGATAAAGATCTGCGTAATCTGAAAATCGGCCAACAGGTTTCCTGGACCTTAAACGATAATGGTGAACTACAGCGTCTGACATGGGAAATGTCGCGCCGTGAAACGCGCACCTATGATCGTTCAGGTAGCACCTTCAAACTCAGCAGCGAAATGCAGCAAGGCGAGTGGGTGAACAACGTGCTGAAAGGTACGGTGGGTAACAGCTTTGTCAGCAGCGCAAAAGATGCAGGATTGACCAGCGCTGAAATTAGCGCAGTGATTAAAGCTATGCAGTGGCAGATGGACTTCCGCAAACTCAAGAAAGGTGATGAGTTTTCGGTGCTGATGTCCCGCGAAATGTTGGAAGGAAAACGCGAGCAGAGCCAATTGGTGGGCGTGCGCCTACGCAGCAGCGGTAAAGATTACTACGCGATTCGCGCTGAAGACGGCAAATTCTACGACCGTAGCGGTTCTGGTCTTGCAAAAGGCTTTATGCGTTTCCCAACGGCGAAACAATTCCGTATCTCTTCAAACTTTAACCCGCGCCGTCTTAACCCGGTAACGGGTCGTGTCGCTCCGCATAAAGGTGTCGATTTTGCTATGCCGCAAGGTACTCCGGTGCTGGCCGTGGGTGATGGTGAAGTTGTGATGGCGAAACGGAGTGGCGCGGCAGGGTATTTCGTCGCTATTCGTCACGGTCGGACCTATACCACGCGTTATATGCACCTGAAAAAATTACTGGTGACACCAGGTCAGAAAGTAAAACGCGGCGACCGCATCGCACTTTCAGGTAATACCGGGCGTTCTACCGGGCCACATCTGCATTATGAAGTGTGGATTAACCAGCAGGCGGTGAATCCGTTAACGGCGAAACTGCCACGGACTGAAGGTTTGACAGGCTCGGATCGTAACGATTACCTGGCACAAGTTCGTGAAGTTATGCCCCAGCTTAGATTTAATTAA
- the lpxM gene encoding lauroyl-Kdo(2)-lipid IV(A) myristoyltransferase (LpxM is lauroyl-Kdo(2)-lipid IV(A) myristoyltransferase, an enzyme characterized in Escherichia coli and involved in biosynthesis of the form of lipid A found in that species and some closely related species.), with amino-acid sequence MEKAKKSHSEFIPEFQKAFLLPKFWGAWLGVGAFAGLAMLPPSLRDPLLGKVGRIAGRFGKSARRRAQINLLYCFPEMPEEAREAVIDDMFATAPQAMVMMAELAIKGPSKVMQRIDWHGKEIIDELKQREENVIFLVPHGWAVDIPAMVMSANGQKMAAMFHNQGNPLFDYMWNTVRRRFGGRLHARNDGIKPFISSVRQGYWGYYLPDQDHGAEHSEFVDFFATYKATLPAIGRLMKVCRARIVPLFPVYNSDTHRLDIYIRPPMDDLAEADDNTIARRMNEEVEVFVGPNLKQYTWILKLLKTRKEGEMEPYRRKELFPKK; translated from the coding sequence ATGGAAAAAGCAAAAAAAAGTCACAGTGAGTTCATTCCTGAATTTCAAAAGGCCTTCTTGCTCCCGAAATTTTGGGGCGCCTGGCTGGGCGTTGGCGCTTTTGCAGGCCTCGCCATGTTACCGCCATCATTACGTGATCCATTATTAGGCAAAGTGGGGCGCATTGCCGGTCGCTTTGGAAAAAGTGCTCGCCGCCGTGCGCAAATTAACCTGCTGTACTGCTTCCCGGAAATGCCGGAAGAGGCTCGCGAAGCGGTTATTGACGACATGTTTGCCACGGCCCCGCAGGCAATGGTTATGATGGCTGAACTTGCGATTAAAGGCCCGAGCAAAGTTATGCAACGCATTGACTGGCACGGTAAAGAGATTATCGACGAGCTCAAACAGCGTGAAGAGAACGTGATTTTCCTGGTGCCGCATGGCTGGGCGGTGGACATCCCTGCCATGGTGATGTCGGCTAATGGTCAAAAAATGGCGGCGATGTTCCATAATCAGGGAAACCCACTATTTGATTATATGTGGAATACCGTGCGTCGCCGCTTTGGTGGGCGCTTGCATGCCCGTAACGATGGGATAAAGCCGTTTATCAGTTCAGTGCGTCAGGGGTATTGGGGATACTATTTACCCGATCAGGACCACGGTGCGGAACACAGCGAATTTGTTGATTTCTTCGCGACCTACAAAGCGACGCTACCTGCTATTGGCCGCTTGATGAAAGTGTGTCGGGCGCGCATCGTGCCGCTGTTCCCTGTCTATAACAGTGACACTCATCGCCTGGATATTTATATTCGCCCGCCGATGGACGATTTAGCAGAGGCTGATGACAATACGATTGCCCGCCGGATGAACGAAGAAGTGGAAGTTTTTGTCGGCCCGAATCTCAAACAGTATACCTGGATTCTTAAGCTGCTGAAGACACGAAAAGAGGGGGAGATGGAGCCCTATCGTCGTAAAGAGCTGTTCCCAAAGAAATAG
- a CDS encoding type VI secretion system Vgr family protein, with amino-acid sequence MASDGTRFTFTAGRTPDDTFTVVDFQLTQSLSSLFRLELTLASSNPALEFRKVLDQGGTLIIRQGEEIKRRLRGIVTFCEQGNTGKHQTLYHITLRPELWRSSQRQNCRSFQNVDIRAIFQTLLKETGVLTHDALFRRPHPFREFCVQYQETDFDFIARLAAEEGIFFCEEEYLERNLQKLTFADDSRVLRRLDPLPYNPNGASESSRYCINSFCRRAQIRPAQVTTQDYTFKAPLWPGQFNHRPSEMPNQRAVYEIFDYPGRFKDAQRGADFAKYQVEGWRSDVDYATGTSNSPQLQPGRCFSLTDHPRADLNDLWQVVSCQLTGSQPQALTGSEGQGTTLTNSFSVIPAIQTWRAQPPLKPRVDGPQSAIVTGPPGEEIFCDEHGRVRVKFAWDRYNQADAKSSCWIRVSQAWAGAGFGNIAIPRVGQEVIVDFLNGDPDQPIITGRTYHAGNRAPGDLPGTRTQMAIRSQTYKGSGYNELLFEDETNQELLSMHAQKDMQVKVLNSKDVRVNYDRTVSIGHNESLVVANDRKITVEGQQDHKTTKNYLNLIEGEHHIEIKGDLAQKIAGVMGIKVQGDIVLQSDSKISFRVGGSFISIHAGGVDVKGPKINLNGGGSPGEVILPMKPAILKAAAGEGTMFVSHCPEEDK; translated from the coding sequence ATGGCCTCAGACGGCACCCGCTTCACCTTTACCGCCGGGCGGACCCCGGATGACACCTTTACCGTGGTGGATTTCCAGCTCACCCAGTCCCTCTCCTCCCTGTTTCGCCTTGAACTGACCCTCGCCAGCAGCAACCCGGCCCTGGAATTCCGTAAAGTCCTCGACCAGGGGGGGACGCTGATTATCCGGCAGGGTGAGGAGATTAAACGCCGCCTGCGCGGTATCGTGACCTTCTGCGAGCAGGGCAACACCGGTAAACACCAGACCCTGTACCACATAACCCTGCGCCCGGAGCTCTGGCGCAGCAGCCAGCGGCAGAACTGCCGCAGCTTCCAGAATGTCGATATCCGCGCCATCTTTCAGACGCTGCTCAAGGAGACGGGTGTGCTCACCCACGACGCGCTGTTCCGCCGCCCGCACCCTTTCCGTGAGTTCTGCGTCCAGTATCAGGAAACCGACTTCGATTTCATCGCCCGGCTGGCCGCCGAAGAGGGGATTTTCTTCTGCGAGGAAGAATATCTGGAGCGCAACCTGCAGAAACTGACCTTCGCCGATGACAGCCGCGTGCTGCGCAGACTCGACCCGCTGCCGTACAACCCCAACGGCGCCAGTGAATCCAGCCGCTACTGCATCAACAGTTTCTGCCGCCGCGCACAAATCCGCCCGGCCCAGGTCACCACGCAGGACTACACCTTTAAGGCCCCGCTCTGGCCCGGGCAGTTTAATCACCGCCCGTCGGAGATGCCCAACCAGCGGGCGGTGTATGAGATTTTTGACTACCCGGGGCGTTTCAAGGACGCGCAGCGCGGGGCAGACTTTGCGAAATATCAGGTGGAAGGCTGGCGCAGCGACGTGGACTACGCCACCGGCACCAGCAACTCACCCCAGCTCCAGCCGGGGCGCTGCTTCAGCCTGACGGACCACCCGCGCGCAGACCTCAACGACCTGTGGCAGGTGGTGTCCTGTCAGTTAACCGGCAGCCAGCCGCAGGCGCTCACCGGCAGCGAAGGCCAGGGCACCACGCTCACCAACAGCTTCAGCGTCATCCCCGCCATTCAGACCTGGCGCGCACAGCCCCCTCTCAAACCGCGGGTCGACGGCCCGCAAAGCGCCATCGTCACCGGCCCGCCGGGGGAAGAAATCTTCTGCGACGAGCACGGACGGGTGCGGGTGAAATTTGCCTGGGACCGCTACAACCAGGCGGATGCGAAAAGCTCGTGCTGGATACGCGTTTCACAGGCGTGGGCGGGCGCCGGGTTCGGCAACATCGCCATTCCGCGCGTCGGCCAGGAAGTGATTGTCGATTTTCTCAACGGCGACCCGGACCAGCCCATCATCACCGGGCGCACCTACCATGCCGGCAACCGCGCCCCGGGCGACCTGCCGGGCACCCGAACGCAGATGGCCATCCGCTCGCAGACCTACAAGGGCAGCGGCTACAACGAGCTGTTGTTCGAGGACGAGACCAATCAGGAGCTGCTGTCGATGCATGCCCAGAAGGACATGCAGGTAAAAGTACTTAACAGTAAAGATGTACGCGTAAATTACGACCGGACAGTTAGCATTGGGCACAATGAATCGCTCGTTGTGGCAAATGACAGAAAAATCACTGTTGAAGGTCAACAAGATCACAAAACCACCAAAAACTATCTGAATCTGATTGAAGGTGAGCACCATATTGAAATCAAAGGGGATCTTGCCCAAAAAATTGCTGGTGTAATGGGGATTAAAGTTCAGGGTGATATTGTATTACAAAGCGATAGCAAAATTAGTTTTCGTGTAGGTGGTTCATTTATTTCTATTCATGCTGGTGGTGTTGATGTCAAAGGACCCAAGATAAACCTGAATGGCGGAGGTAGCCCAGGAGAAGTTATTTTACCCATGAAACCTGCGATTCTTAAAGCCGCGGCGGGTGAAGGAACAATGTTTGTTTCTCATTGCCCTGAGGAGGATAAATAA
- a CDS encoding DUF4123 domain-containing protein, with product MGAVRYAIVDGCIVDDLLDYLAGLNSPHSCLYAEPLQPELVKLAPYILEVTSEVEHWLSAKIIPWGIYLTTEATMRVLRQHLRKYLQVTLPDESKPVIFRFYDPRNIWDVLSVLSDWEKHLFLSKISKIETDYQQYRSFSVQDLHERYPDASLVKPKFMEINKEQYKKLEQIFEKRYIEELALLIPLAPEEKIDIAFPLAELFFYYMRNIGITDKRSIDEIVRLFAHENIRSPEAIPTEYKSILEDSHNPGHYRAEKLLLHVYGKIPAWKRSNA from the coding sequence ATGGGAGCGGTTCGTTACGCAATCGTTGATGGTTGCATTGTCGATGATCTTTTAGATTATCTCGCTGGGCTTAATTCCCCACATAGTTGTTTATACGCCGAACCTTTGCAGCCAGAATTGGTAAAACTGGCTCCTTATATTCTTGAAGTTACATCTGAGGTAGAACATTGGCTAAGTGCAAAAATAATTCCGTGGGGCATATATTTAACCACCGAAGCAACGATGCGTGTTTTGCGGCAACATTTGAGGAAATATTTACAGGTAACTCTTCCTGATGAGAGCAAGCCTGTAATTTTTAGATTTTATGACCCAAGAAATATTTGGGATGTTCTAAGTGTTTTATCAGACTGGGAGAAACATCTTTTTCTTAGCAAGATTAGCAAAATAGAAACTGATTATCAGCAATACCGGTCATTCTCAGTTCAAGATTTACATGAGCGCTATCCAGATGCCTCACTTGTCAAGCCTAAGTTCATGGAAATCAATAAAGAGCAATATAAGAAGTTAGAACAAATATTTGAAAAAAGATATATTGAAGAACTAGCATTGCTAATTCCACTTGCACCGGAGGAAAAAATAGACATCGCTTTTCCTCTTGCGGAATTATTTTTTTATTATATGCGTAATATTGGCATTACAGACAAAAGAAGCATTGATGAAATAGTAAGGCTATTTGCCCATGAAAATATACGTTCTCCTGAAGCTATACCTACTGAATATAAAAGTATTTTAGAAGATAGTCACAATCCCGGACATTATCGAGCTGAAAAGTTATTATTGCATGTTTACGGTAAAATACCAGCATGGAAAAGGAGTAATGCATAA
- a CDS encoding type VI secretion system PAAR protein, producing MPLAAKLNDQGTEHDGFHSTPITAGSATVFIDGLPAARLGDPLVEHNAPPHHPPHPRAISSGSPTVFIDGIPAARTGDSISCGGVVVGSGTVNIG from the coding sequence ATGCCACTTGCAGCAAAACTTAATGATCAAGGAACAGAGCACGACGGCTTTCATTCCACGCCAATAACCGCGGGCTCTGCAACAGTGTTTATTGACGGGCTGCCCGCTGCACGATTAGGCGATCCTTTAGTGGAACATAATGCACCACCACATCACCCGCCACATCCTCGGGCGATATCGAGTGGTTCTCCAACAGTATTTATTGATGGTATCCCAGCAGCCAGAACAGGTGACAGTATTAGTTGTGGTGGCGTTGTAGTGGGTAGCGGTACAGTCAATATCGGCTAA
- the pyk gene encoding pyruvate kinase, with protein sequence MSRRLRRTKIVTTLGPATDRDNNLEKIIAAGANVVRMNFSHGTAEDHQIRADKVREIAAKLGRHVAILGDLQGPKIRVSTFKEGKVFLNIGDKFLLDANLGKGEGDKEKVGIDYKGLPADVVTGDILLLDDGRVQLKVLEVQGMKVFTEVTVGGPLSNNKGINKLGGGLSAEALTDKDKADILTAAKIGVDYLAVSFPRCGEDLNYARRLARDAGCDAKIVAKVERAEAVCDEAAMDDVILASDVVMVARGDLGVEIGDPELVGIQKTLIRRARKLNRAVITATQMMESMITNPMPTRAEVMDVANAVLDGTDAVMLSAETAAGQYPAETVAAMARVCLGAEKIPSINVSKHRLDVQFDNVEEAIAMSAMYAANHLKGVTAIITMTESGRTALMTSRISSGLPIFAMSRHERTLNLTSLYRGVTPVYFDSASDGVAAANDAVNLLRDKGYLVSGDLVIVTQGDVMSTIGTTNTTRILCVE encoded by the coding sequence ATGTCCAGACGGCTACGTAGAACCAAAATCGTTACCACTTTAGGCCCGGCAACCGATCGCGACAATAATCTGGAAAAGATTATCGCTGCTGGCGCTAACGTGGTGCGTATGAACTTTTCCCATGGCACCGCAGAAGATCACCAGATCCGTGCCGATAAAGTTCGTGAAATTGCCGCAAAACTGGGTCGCCACGTCGCGATCCTGGGCGATTTGCAAGGACCAAAAATTCGTGTCTCTACCTTTAAAGAAGGTAAAGTTTTCCTCAACATCGGTGATAAATTCCTGCTAGATGCCAACCTTGGCAAAGGCGAAGGCGATAAAGAAAAAGTCGGAATCGACTACAAAGGTCTGCCTGCTGATGTTGTCACCGGCGACATCCTGTTGCTGGATGACGGCCGGGTACAGCTAAAAGTCCTCGAAGTTCAGGGCATGAAAGTGTTTACCGAAGTGACCGTTGGCGGTCCACTATCAAACAATAAAGGCATCAACAAGCTCGGCGGCGGCCTGTCTGCCGAAGCCCTGACCGATAAAGACAAAGCCGATATCCTGACCGCGGCGAAGATCGGCGTTGATTACCTGGCCGTTTCTTTCCCACGCTGTGGTGAAGACCTGAACTACGCTCGCCGCCTGGCGCGTGATGCAGGCTGTGACGCGAAAATTGTAGCTAAAGTTGAACGTGCTGAAGCTGTGTGTGACGAAGCGGCAATGGACGACGTTATCCTCGCCTCTGACGTAGTGATGGTTGCCCGTGGTGACCTGGGCGTTGAAATCGGCGACCCTGAGCTGGTCGGCATTCAGAAAACCCTGATTCGCCGTGCGCGCAAACTGAACCGCGCGGTCATCACTGCGACTCAAATGATGGAGTCGATGATTACCAACCCAATGCCAACCCGTGCGGAAGTCATGGACGTGGCAAACGCCGTCCTCGATGGCACCGATGCGGTTATGCTTTCTGCCGAAACGGCGGCGGGTCAATATCCAGCTGAAACCGTTGCGGCGATGGCGCGCGTCTGCCTGGGTGCTGAGAAAATCCCAAGCATCAACGTGTCCAAGCACCGTCTTGACGTACAGTTCGACAACGTCGAAGAAGCGATTGCGATGTCTGCGATGTATGCTGCTAACCACCTGAAAGGGGTTACCGCCATCATCACCATGACAGAGTCTGGCCGTACTGCGCTGATGACTTCACGTATCAGTTCCGGCTTGCCAATTTTCGCCATGTCTCGCCATGAACGTACGCTGAATCTCACCTCTTTGTACCGTGGCGTGACGCCAGTATACTTTGACAGCGCAAGCGACGGCGTCGCAGCGGCAAATGATGCCGTCAATTTGCTGCGTGATAAAGGCTATCTGGTGTCAGGCGATTTAGTTATCGTCACCCAAGGCGATGTGATGAGTACCATTGGCACAACCAATACCACGCGTATTTTGTGCGTTGAGTAA
- a CDS encoding MurR/RpiR family transcriptional regulator has product MNMLDKIQTQLEHLSKSERKVAEVILTAPQDAIHSSIATLARSADVSEPTVNRFCRRLETKGFPDFKLHLAQSLANGTPYVNRNVDEDDSVEAYTGKIFESAMASLDQVRQSLDMAAVNRAVDLLTQAKKIAFFGLGSSAAVAHDAMNKFFRFNVPVIYSDDVVLQRMSCMNCSEEDVVVLISHTGRTKNLVELAQLARENDAIVLAITSEGSPLAREATLSLLLDVPEDTDIYMPMVSRLAQLTVIDVLATGFTLRRGAKFRDNLKRVKEALKESRFDKDLFINIDKP; this is encoded by the coding sequence ATGAATATGCTGGACAAAATCCAGACTCAACTGGAACACCTTAGCAAATCAGAACGTAAAGTCGCAGAAGTGATTCTTACCGCACCGCAAGATGCCATTCACTCAAGCATTGCCACTCTCGCCCGCAGTGCCGATGTCAGCGAACCTACGGTCAACCGCTTCTGCCGCCGTCTGGAAACAAAAGGCTTCCCGGATTTTAAATTACATTTAGCGCAGAGTCTGGCGAATGGCACCCCTTATGTAAACCGGAATGTTGACGAAGACGATAGCGTTGAGGCTTATACCGGCAAAATTTTCGAATCCGCCATGGCAAGTCTTGATCAGGTGCGGCAATCACTGGATATGGCCGCGGTTAATCGCGCCGTCGATTTACTGACCCAGGCAAAAAAAATTGCCTTCTTTGGCTTGGGCTCTTCCGCCGCCGTCGCGCATGACGCGATGAACAAATTCTTCCGTTTTAATGTGCCGGTCATCTATTCCGACGATGTAGTTTTGCAGCGCATGAGCTGCATGAACTGTAGCGAAGAGGATGTCGTGGTGCTTATCTCGCATACCGGGCGCACCAAAAATCTAGTGGAGCTCGCGCAACTGGCACGTGAAAACGATGCCATTGTGCTGGCGATAACCTCTGAAGGCTCACCGCTTGCACGCGAGGCAACCCTCTCTTTATTGCTTGATGTGCCAGAGGATACCGACATTTATATGCCGATGGTTTCACGCCTGGCGCAATTAACGGTAATTGATGTTTTAGCGACCGGCTTTACTTTACGCCGCGGCGCGAAATTCAGAGATAACTTGAAGCGAGTCAAAGAAGCGCTCAAGGAATCGCGTTTTGATAAGGACCTGTTTATCAATATCGATAAACCTTAA
- the zwf gene encoding glucose-6-phosphate dehydrogenase, which produces MAVTQTAQACDLVIFGAKGDLARRKLLPSLYQLEKAGQIHPETRILGVGRADWDKEAYTKVVREAIETFMKEKIDESLWDKLSSRLDFCNLDVNDTAAFTKLGKMLDQQKRVTINYFAMPPSTFGAICKGLGKAKLNAKPARVVMEKPLGTSLVTSQEINDQVGEYFEECQVYRIDHYLGKETVLNLLALRFANSLFANNWDNKTIDHVEITVAEEVGIEGRWGYFDQAGQMRDMIQNHLLQILCMIAMSPPSDLTADHIRDEKVKVLQSLRRIDRSNVREKTVRGQYTSGFAQGKKVPGYLEEEGANKSSSTETFVAIRVDIDNWRWAGVPFYLRTGKRLPTKCSEVVVYFKSPALNLFKDSWQDLPQNKLTIRLQPDEGVDIQVLNKVPGLDHKHNLQTTKLDLSYSETFNESHLADAYERLLLETMRGIQALFVRRDEVEEAWKWVDSITEAWAADNDAPKPYQAGTWGPVASVAMITRDGRSWNEFE; this is translated from the coding sequence ATGGCGGTAACACAGACAGCTCAGGCATGTGACCTGGTGATTTTCGGTGCAAAAGGCGACCTTGCGCGTCGGAAACTGCTGCCATCCCTGTATCAGTTGGAAAAGGCGGGGCAGATCCACCCGGAAACACGCATCCTGGGCGTGGGCCGCGCAGATTGGGATAAAGAGGCTTATACCAAAGTCGTGCGTGAGGCGATCGAAACCTTTATGAAGGAAAAGATCGACGAAAGCCTGTGGGATAAGTTGAGCAGCCGTCTCGATTTTTGCAACCTGGATGTTAACGATACCGCAGCGTTTACCAAACTCGGTAAGATGCTCGATCAGCAAAAACGCGTCACGATTAACTACTTTGCCATGCCACCGAGTACTTTTGGCGCGATCTGCAAAGGCTTGGGTAAGGCGAAGCTGAACGCGAAACCAGCCCGTGTTGTAATGGAAAAACCGCTCGGCACTTCCCTTGTGACCTCCCAGGAAATCAACGACCAGGTTGGCGAGTATTTTGAAGAGTGCCAGGTTTACCGTATCGACCACTACTTAGGTAAAGAAACGGTCCTAAACCTACTGGCGCTACGTTTTGCGAACTCCCTGTTTGCTAATAACTGGGATAACAAAACAATCGACCATGTGGAAATCACCGTTGCGGAAGAAGTCGGCATTGAAGGGCGCTGGGGTTACTTTGACCAGGCCGGTCAGATGCGCGATATGATTCAAAACCACCTGCTGCAAATCCTCTGCATGATTGCCATGTCTCCACCGTCTGACCTAACCGCCGACCATATCCGCGATGAGAAAGTCAAAGTGCTGCAATCTCTGCGCCGCATTGACCGCAGTAATGTGCGTGAGAAAACCGTTCGTGGGCAGTACACATCGGGTTTTGCTCAGGGCAAAAAAGTCCCTGGCTACCTGGAAGAAGAGGGCGCGAACAAGTCCAGCAGCACTGAAACCTTCGTGGCTATCCGCGTGGATATTGATAACTGGCGTTGGGCTGGAGTGCCGTTCTACCTGCGTACCGGTAAACGCCTGCCAACGAAATGTTCAGAAGTTGTGGTGTACTTCAAGAGCCCGGCCTTGAACCTGTTCAAAGATTCCTGGCAGGATTTGCCGCAGAATAAACTCACTATTCGCCTGCAACCGGACGAAGGCGTGGATATTCAGGTGCTTAACAAAGTTCCAGGGCTTGATCACAAGCACAACCTGCAAACCACTAAATTGGATCTGAGCTACTCCGAAACCTTCAATGAATCCCATCTGGCCGATGCCTACGAGCGCCTGTTGCTGGAAACCATGCGTGGTATCCAGGCGCTGTTCGTGCGTCGCGATGAAGTTGAAGAAGCCTGGAAATGGGTAGATTCAATCACTGAAGCGTGGGCTGCCGACAACGACGCGCCAAAACCATACCAGGCCGGTACCTGGGGGCCAGTCGCCTCCGTTGCGATGATCACCCGAGATGGGCGTTCATGGAACGAGTTCGAGTAA